AGGACTCATGCCCTGCTGGATCAGGCCCACGCTCAAACCCAGGAAGCGATGCACTTGGCCCATCCACTCAGCGTCGCGGCGGGCCAGGTAGTCATTGACGGTGACGATATGAACGCCTTTGCCGGTCAGGGCATTGAGATAGGCAGGCAGGGTGGCAACCAGGGTTTTACCTTCCCCAGTTTTCATTTCAGCGATCTGGCCGTCGTGGAGGACCATACCGCCAATGAGTTGGACATCAAAGTGGCGCATCCCCAACACGCGACGGGCAGCTTCGCGAACCACGGCAAAGGCTTCGGGCAGCAGTTCATCAAGGGTTTCACCTTTCTCCAGACGTTGCCGGAACTCGTCGGTTTTCCCACGCAACTCGGCATCGGAGAGGGGTTGGATCTCCTCTTCGAGCAGGTTGATCTCGGTGACGATCGGTTGGTATTTCTTGAGTTTGCGTGCGTTGGGATCGCCGATCAGCGTTTTGAACATGGCACCAGCAGAGTAAGGAGCAGGGATTCGCTTCGTGTAGTCTACATTTTAGCTCCCCTAACCCCTCCTGTAGCGATCGCACCTGGGAATTGGGCGAGGCGGGGCGATCGGCTAGCGGTGAGGTGAGATGGGGTGGGCGCGATCGGGCATTGTTCAATAATGTAGTACACATAGATGGCATATAGGACATCTATAGCAATTCTAAATGAATTGCAAGCAGAGGTCATCCTGAAGCTATTGTCTTCATGAAGCCTAGTGAAGACTTAGTCACAAATGGCTTACAGCCTTTCCCTTCCTGATGAGGTACAATACCAATCAAAGACTTGTATGCCAAGGTAGCACGCCATGAAGCCCTATGCCATTGAATTTCGTCAGAAGATTATTGATGTCTATGAATCTGAGCCGATCTCGCAAAGAAACTTAGCAGAACGCTTTTGTGTTGCCAAGAGCTTTGTCCAGAAATTATTGAAACAACGTCGTGAAACTGGCTCAATCGCGCCCAAGATTCGGACCAAACAAACGCCAACTAAACTCAATGAGGAACAGTTGGCAGTGCTTGCCCGCATCCTGGAAGAACATAATGATGCCACCTTAGACGAGTTACGTCAATTATTGCTAGACGAGACCGGTGTCAGCGTCAGCCGCTCGACCATTGACCGGATGCTCAAGAAACTGGCAATCACATTAAAAAAAACGCTCCATGCCGATGAAAAGGAGAGTGAAGCCGTCCAGGAAAAACGGTTCCAATTTTGGCAGTTAGTGCAAGGCATTCTCGCTCAAGACATGATTTCCATCGATGAATCTGGCATTAACCTAGCCTTAACTCGTTGACGTGCCCAATCACCTAAAGGTAAACGTGCTCATGGTAAACGTCCTCAGAAGCGGGGTAAAAATGTGTCCGTGATTGGCGCCATTGGCTTCCAGGGGATGATTACTCATGTTGCGGTGATGGGCAGCGTTGATAAGTTGACTTTTGCAGCCTTTATTGCCTGTAAGTTAGTGCCGAAACTATGGGCCAGAGCTTGCGTCTTTGTTGATAATTGTTCCATTCATATTAATGAGGAGATTACCAAAATGATCACGGCGGCAGGTGCCCAGTTGATTTATTTACCACCCTATTCACCTGATTTCTCACCCATTGAGAATTTCTGGTCTAAGATCAAGGCCAGATTACGTGCGCTTCAGGCGCGTTCATATCCCGACCTTGCTGAGGCGCTTGAGACAGCTTTTAGTCAAGTTTCTGATGCGGATATTCAAAACTGGTATACTCATTGTTGTTATTGTACCTCACCAGATTAGGAAATGCTGTATAGTTTCTCCACTTTGCTGACTGCCGCTGTATTGGTATCTTTATTCACAGGAGCATTAATCGGATTTCCTGTGTTCGCAATTTTAGGTGGAATATTCTCTGCCCTAATGTTATGGTTCCCAGGTATTTATATTGCACCTCTGACTATTTTTATTAATTCGCCCTACACTATCATGACTTTATTTGGAGCATTGGGTGCTCTAGGGACTTTCTATTTCAATTATCGACACTCGCGACAACCCTACACTTATAGAGTTGTTATTTTGAGTAGTGGTTTTATCTATCATAATCCTACAGATAAAAAGGACAGAATTGCTTGCAAGTATGATGAAATCATTTCGATTAATATATTTTTAGCTTCGTATTCAAGTCCAATAGGTTCAAGAGTTAATATTTACTATAGATACTATGTCAAGAACAATAAGAACTATATTTTGTCTTCGACATCTTTGGTTTTAATGAGATATATAGGTAATTATATTCTTTCCATGCACTGGATGAGATTAAAAGATTTACTAGAGAGTGGGAAAGAGGTATACTTTGGAGATATTTGCAGCATTAGCAAAAAACATATCAGAATAAATGATAATTTAGTCAAAATCGAGATGATTAAAGAGATAAAGTTGTATCTTAGCGGTGAAGATGATGTATTTCAAATAGAATTCATCTCAGGGTTTAGATCGATATGGAAAGGCGGAATTTTTATTCGTTGCGAAGACATAGATAATCCCCATTTATTTTACAAAGCGACCCAGTTTGTAGGTATTCCTCTAAACCTTGCTTGTCTACCCGAACTAGAAAGTCATCTTAAAATCTTTGAGGACAAAGCCTAACAAATCACTGCACCCGATCGTATGCTAAACACTCCATATCATCCAAAATTAATGACGGCGGGTGAGTTCAACCGTTATACTAATAAGCGATCGCTCCCCAGATTGTCCAGATTTGTCCAAAGTGAAGCGACCCCAGACAGTGAGCCTTGTTGATCAGTCCCAGAGGTTAAGCGCGATTGCCTAGGGGGTAATGGTGAAGAGGCGATCGGGGTATAACAAATCATTGCACCCGACCAACCCAAAGTGACTGGTGCTAGCAAATCTGCTAGAATGGCGGGCGAATTCAGTCGTTAGCACGCTCAGTTGGTCGGTAGAGGCAGGTACATCAGTACTGCCTGCTGAGATGGCATCCCGAAGGGCTATGAGCAAGGCTGAGTTTCTGTGTTACTTCGGAAGACTCGGAAATTTCAAGATTAAGTGGGATTGAGCCTGAATCAAGCATCGAATAAGGCTAAAACAGATGTCAGCGTGGCCAAAGTTCACGCTTGCAAAATTCTCAATGGCTTGAAATCATTGTGATCAGGTTGTGAACGATGCTGAATGGGGAGCAAGATGGGCAAAGATTCCACAGAGATCATGACCACCAAAGAGGTCGCTTCAGAGATTGAACTCTGGAAACAGAAAAACTTAAGTGACCAAAGTTGCGGATTAATAAAGCCTGTCCGACGGCGAATAGTTCAGACGATCGTTCCCCGTAAACATCTCAAAGAAGTCCGTTTTGCTGACGATGAAACAACTCTTTTACTTCCACGCTCTGCATGCATTGGAAAGGGCGATCAAGTCGAACTCAGCGAAAATGCTGCCTGGGTTATTTGCAAAAATGGAAAAGCTCAGATTTTCCCTGTCTATGAATCTCTTGAGTTATTGCAGGTAGGAAGCTTAGAGTTACAGTTTGTTATCAAAGAAATTACAGAGCCAGAAGAATTATCAGCCTATCAAGCTTTGACTGAGTTCCACTATCGCAGCGGCACACTTTTTGGGCGGACAGCTACTTTAGTTGTCAGAAATTTTCACCCCATTTATCCCAAAATAATCGGATATATAGAAATAGCGACTTCATTCTATATGAACACCGCTCGTAAAGCTATTTTAGATGCCCCATTTCAAGCTGAGAATATTTCGTGGGAGATGTGGGATAAAGAAACAAGTCGGCAGTATATCCACGTCATTGCTCGTATTGCTCGCTGTGTCGTTTATCCTGAATTTCGTGGCTTAGGATTAGGACAACTGCTCATCAAACACGCTGTTGAATTTGCCCGAAACCGCTGGCAAATTGCTGATATTAAACCTTACTTTTTAGAAATTTCTGCGGACATGCTGAAGTTTGTCCCTTTTGCTCAAAAAGCTGGGATGGTCTTTATCGGCGAGACTGAAGGTAATCTAAATCGGGTCGCAAAAGATATGGCTTATCTACTCAAGAATTTGCAACGAGTAGAAAATGGTGAAATTGTCAAGGAAGAGTCCTGTGGCATCATTGATCAGCAGGTTTCTCGGATGAGACGAGCAGCCATTTTAATGGAGCAAGAAGGTTGGACAATAAAGGAACTAGTTGAACGATTAGAGAAGTTATCCCATGAATCAGTCTTGAAAGATTTTAATCTATTTCATGATATTGTTAGTCTTCCTAAACCAACCTATTTAAAGGGTCTTGTCCCTGATGCGGAAGATTTCTTAAGGCAAAGAATTAATGAAGTTTCTCCTAAAAATGGTCACATCAAACCAACGATTGAGTTAGAACCTCTCAAAGGACCTGTCTGTCTTAAAAATGTATCTTTAACTTATCAGTCAAATGTTCGACGTACACGACAAACCCATGCGATTCATCAGGCATTTGGCATCTCTCCTGATGATATTAGCCACAAGGTTATAAATCATCTAGACCTAACGTTGAATCCTGGTGAAGTTATCCTAATTACTGGCTCATCTGGATCGGGTAAAACAACATTACTAAACCTACTTACAGAAGGGAGGTATACCGGACTGACAGGGGATATTCAAATGCCGAGCAACTATCGCGTGGGAAATTTTGCAGCAATTCGTTCCCAAAAGGCATTGATTGAAGTACTCGGTAATCGGGATATTCGATCAGCACTCCATTTGATGGGGCTTGTAGGCTTATCAGACGCATTTGTTTACTTGAAGCGGTTTGAGGAATTGAGCAATGGTCAGCAGTATCGTGCTAAATTGGCTCAATTAATTGCCGGAGGCTACAATGTTTGGGTTGCTGATGAATTTTGTGCGGCCCTTGACCTGGTCACAGCAAATGTTGTAGCTGATCGGTTACAGAAAACTGCGAGACAACTGAAAGCCTTATTAATTGTAGCATCGTCACAACCAGAGGTTTTTGTACGAGCGCTTCGCCCAGATCAAGTTGTTCAACTTACCACTGCTTGGGAGCATCGAGTAATGAGTGGTTCGGAATTCCTTCAATCTCTTTCGGTACAACGTTCAAGTTCCTCAGCGCAAACCTTGAGTATTGCCATTAAGTATTTATCCGCAGTTCGTTCAGGACAGAAACGTAGCACTATTCGTAAAGGTCGCTTAAAGTTCAGCAAAGGATTGCTTCTTTTAACTGCTAAGACAGGGGACTTTGTATCTGTTAACGTCACTGATGTTAGACATACTCGCTTCAAGTGTCTCACAGAAGCCGATGCTGTGAAGGATGGTTTTACAAACTTGGCTGATTTGCAAAGGGCATTACTAGAGCATTATCCTGACATCAGTATGGATGGCTGGGTGACCATTGTGTCTTTTGATACGTCTTGTGCAATCAGATATCCGTAAGGATAGGCTCAGTTCAATGCAAATCTACTGAAGTCTTTATATGGCTGGCTTTTCAGTGAAATCTTACATGGCAGAACTTGGTATGTTTGGTTATCCTGATTGAAGGGGAACTCTATCTACAGGGATCCTGCTAAAGACTGACGGCTAATCAGAGTTTTAAGGTTGCCTCCCATGATCTGGACATGGCTAGAAGAAGCGTTTGTGGGTCTGCCGGGATGCGATGATGATATTTTTAAGGGGCTTTGGCTGAAAAGACGATTGAAGTTCGGCAATCAAGATCCTGATCTCATTGATGAATACAGCGCCCGTTTAGTATGTGCTGCGTTAAGGCATTGTACTCGTTTATTTATCATTCTTCCTGACTCCCAAACTAGCCGACCTTCTCTTCTGTTTGCAACCGCTCTGATTCGATCGTGGTACGACTCACTAATACAGCAATCTGATGAAAATGGCTTTCATCGGCAGAAGATACTCTATTTCGGCTCAGTGGTCGGGGTTCGGGGGCAGCTTTCGCAAGTGCGGATAGAGGGCAACGCTTGGGAACTCAATCTATCTGAAGTTTTCCAGCAACAGGATATTGGGAGAAGGCAACAAAGGGTTGGGAAAAGCAAAAAGACTAAAAAGGTCAGTGAGTCTCGACCCATTACCTTACCAGAAGTGATAACCATTTATTCCCCAGTCGATCCTGTCGCTGCGGTAGAGCAGCATAGCCCTCAATGGATTGCGATCGACTGTAGTGATGCTGAGAGCCTAAGATGGCTGAAACCGCTTCTACAATACAGTTTAGAAAAACAGATACCTATACTGGCGTGGGGGCAGAACCCTTTATCTGAGTGTGTTAGTGAATTTGCTGAATGTGGTCAAGTGTTTACATGGTCAAGCCAGCCAACGTTGGTGATGGCTCCATCGTCTCAATCAGAATGCAAACTTCAGTTCTATCTTTATCCTGATAGGACTACTCAGATTCAGCCTATTGTTTTGGAAGGCGCAAGTGCTAATAAACTAGCAATTTCCTTGCGTGAAGCAAGTCATCTGTTAGCCAGTACATTTGAAGTTGCATCTGGGCGTTTTGCCAAAGATGCCATTCGAGTTCACTGGAAGTATTTGAGGGCACTGGAGTCATTATCGGTTCCGCTTGAATTTTATGAAGCAGAGGCACTACATTTCTGGGGGTTGAAGTCTTTAGGGCAGTTATCCCATGAGTGTAAACATTTCCGCGAGGCTTGTAACCAGAGCGTTGTGAACTTGGCTGCAAGGTTGGAAAAGGTTCATGCTTCCCTGGAAACTGCTACCGAACATATTAGAAATTCAGGCTCTCCTTTATGGCAGGTTCTTTGCGATCTGGTGGTGAATGAACCACCCGCCAGAGAAGCTCGCCTTGTCATTTTTAGCAGTCGGGCAAGGAAGCAACTATTTCTACTGGCGCTACTGGCAAAGCATAACCGCACTGAGGAAGATTTACATGCTGTCAGAACATGGGTTTTCAGTTTAGATGAACTCAAGGAATTGAGGTGTCAGTATAGAGCTTCTGCAAATCCTGAAGAACCTACAATTGTCTTAACTATTGATCCAACATTACGTTGTCATCCGATTTTTGTTGGTTTACCCAGCCCATTGTTGACACCCAAGTTATTGCCTGTTCTTTTACAGGAAGAAGTTGATTTTCTATTGTATGGTCATCAGGTTCCTGCACTGGTTCGTCAGTCCAAGGACTGGGTAAGACGGCTTAATTCTAATCTGTCAGATACGGTTGCTCTTTTGAGTCAACTGAGTGTGCTTGAAATGCCAGAGGATATTCCTTCCCTACCTCCAATTATCAATTTAGCTGAACTATCGGGACTGGATGCAGGAAATATTACAAGACCGCGATCGCTTGGCATCAAACCGCTTTGGCAACCGGATGATCCTGTTAGTGAAATTGCGCGATTACTAGAATCAGAACAAACCCTGGTTGAAGATGAACTGGGCACAGAAGGTCAGTTTCAAGAAGACTCTGAAGCAGATATGGCATCAGAGCAAGAGTCTTGGTGCGAAGGTGCTATTGAGGTCAACTTTGAAGCTGGTTGGCGTGTTTGTTTTGCACCTGATGACCAGATCAATGTGATTGTGACGAGTGAAGCAGGACAACAGGTTGACAAACGGTATGTACGCTCCTTGAGGGTTGGAGAGCGCGTGGTTGTTATTCCAGAACAACGGCGACAAAGCCTTTATGATCTGATCGTCTCCCGGGTTCATGGACATCCAACCATTGAATTACACTTGGCACTAATCCGCCGATGGCAACAGGATTTGGAGTTAGCCTATCGACAATGGCGGTTACATGGTGTGCGTAATATGGATGAGCTACTCCGGCAAATGCAACAGCGTGGGAGTCGGCTTACTCATCCAATGACGCTGAGAGGGTGGCTATCAGGAAATATTTTGTGTCCAGAAGATGTTGAGGATTTGCATCGTGTGGCAGATATCCTAGACATGGATTTTGTTAGAACGCATTATCGGAGAATATACAAGGCTGCTAAGAGACTGCGGGGTTTGCATCGAGTTTTGGCAAGACGTTTAAATCGTTGGCTTGAGGAGCAGGCATCTGGTTCAGCAACGTCACATGACGATGATGTAATTGATGCTGAACTGGGAATCACATTTAGTGATTTCCGCAGTTCTTTACTTGTTCTTCGAGTTCAAAATGTTACACCTATCACAGGATTATTTTTACGTAGTAGTTTAGGACGACTCGAGAGGACTAACCCAGAATGACCAATGCCCCCTGGACTCCGCAAGAGGAAACTTTACTAGCCCAGTATCTGGTAGAGCGTATTTGCAATCGCGCCCTTGGACGATCTGAAGATGAATGTCTACGAAATGCTCCTCGTGACGTATATTTCATCGGCAATCTGCGACCGCGCCCTCAGGATGGCGACTTGGGCGAATTGATTAATAAGCTAGCACCGATGGCGTTTGGGGCAGAGTTTCGGTTTGAGCCTGAGAATGATGAAGTCACCATTAAAGTCACAGTTGAGTGGTCATGTTACTATCGGGTTTTTCCAACCTACTCTCAGCAACGGAAACATCAACAACAGATTGCTGAGTCTGAGAATGATGCTGAATCATCTGAAGTTTCTGCTAAAACAAGCACAATTTCCTCTCAAGCGGATGTTCAGCGACCATCCAATTCTCAGGAAGAACCTGATGATGCAGACCACACCTTAGAGGTCGGGCAAGAACAAGAGGAACAGCGGGCTGAGATAGAATCCCCTGAGGTGGTTGAATCTAGTTGCGATCGCCGTCGTGGCAGAGTTCCTCAAGATTCTCTAGCGATTCGGTATCGTAAGATTCTTTGTTCGGCGGCTGGTGAAGTTGTTCTGCGGCGCGATACGGCTAGCGATTGGAGTCGTGATGTCAGTAATTTACAAGCAGCATTGGATCAGGAAACAGCTAGAGCGCAGCAGGTTGCTCTGGGTGATCCTGATCGAGTAAGAACTGCTGGCGCACCTGAGGACAAAATCAAGGTTAGAGAAGATGCTCTTGCTTCTGAGGCAGATTACGAGGCTTTTTTGCGATCTCTCCAAACCGATGTCGTCCCAGCTTGGCAGTGGGAGATTGCTTCCGAAGTGCGCCCCAATGATGAACTAGGTTCAGCAGATCAGGTCGTGGCGATCGAGTTTGTCAATGCCTCGCCGCAAGCTGATAACCCGAATGTTGAGGCTTTCCTATTCGATAGTCGGGCTACTTTTAGATTCAGCAATGCCACAGTACAGCCTTTTGAACTGGAACTGGCTCCACGCGGATTTCGATATGACCGAGATCTTTGGGGACGCGGCTTTAATTGTGCCGTAGAGAGAGAGCAAGCAGATGTGTTCACGACAACACATACTCCGATCTACATGCAGATGCGTTATGCGACCCAAACGAATCCGCCTGCCCGATTTGCAGACTTGGCTGGCGATCGCTCCCGGATGCTCGGAGTCCTCAGGGCGATTGTCACTGAGATGGAGAACTATCGACAAAACTGGGAACAGGAACGGCAAAATTACATTGCGAATAATCCGAATTGGGAAACTGAGTTTGGTGCTGAATTTGATCGAGATTTCCAACAATATGAGGACGAAATTCGCCGCTTTCGTCGAGGCTGTGAGCTTATCCGGACAAATCCAGATGTAGAGCTAGCGTTTCGATTAACCAATGAAACCTTTCGTCGATTAGGTGACCATCCCCGACCGGAAAAACGCAAAGAGAGTTGGCGGTTATTTCAGATCGTCTTTCTGATTAGCCAAATCCCTAGTATTGCAGCCCTTGCCGCTCCCAACAGTCCCGATGTCGCTGAACGGGAAATGGTGGATATTATCTACTTCCCTACAGGTGGTGGTAAAACCGAAGCTTACTTGGGCACGATCGTCTTCCATTGCTTTTTCGATCGTTTGCGTGGAAAGACGGCTGGCGTTACAGCTTGGACACGCTTCCCCCTACGATTACTGACGCTTCAACAAACACAGCGGATGGCAGACGTAATTGGTGTTGCTGATTTAGTGCGAAGGGAACAGCAAGATCCTCGCTTAAGTAATCAAGATGTCGATAAATTTGCCGTTGGCTACTTCGTTGGTGCAGAAGCCACACCCAATGAACTTGTCAGTCCAGCTTATCGTTACGCAAACCCCAAAGATTCTGTTTCCTGGAGTCAAGCTAATGATGGGAATGCTCGTCAGCGGTGGAAGCGGGTGATTTCGTGCCCGTCCTGTCGTTCTTCAACAGTGCAAGTAGATTTCGATTCCAACTCAACGCGCATCATTCATCGCTGCACCCAATCCAATTGTGCTTTCCCTAATGGGGAGATTCCCATTTATGTAATCGATAACGAAATTTACCGCTACTTGCCTTGTGTTATTGTAGGAACGATTGATAAACTTGCTAGCTTAGGAAATCAACGCAAGTTATCTCAGGTATTTGGGCAAGTTGACGGACGGTGTACACTGCATGGCTACTACAAAGGCAAATGCTGTCAAAAAGATTGCTCTGGAAGGCAACTCCGACCAGGAAGACCACGGGGGCTATCGGGTCCCACTCTCTTTGTTCAGGATGAACTGCATCTCCTCAAAGAAGGTTTAGGAACTTTTGATGGGCATTATGAAACCTTTACCCAGCAACTCCAACAAGAGTTCGACCCAAACTCTCCAGTTTTGAAAGTCATTGCCTCTTCTGCAACGATCGAAGCCTTTGAGCGGCAAGTTGAACATCTGTATGGTCGGCGCGATAGGGCAAGAATATTTCCAGGTCTTGGTCCTAATTTGCAGGAATCTTTCTATGCCCAGACCCGTGACTACCCATCTAGACTATTTGTGGGAATTTTGCCTCACAATAAAACGATTTTCAACACCATTCTGGAACTGATTGAGTTCTACCACCGTGAAACTCATCATTTAAAGAATCTTCCAGCAGGTCAACCCAATCCCTATGGAGGAGTTTTGAGTCCCGGTAGCCCAGAATGGCACCGCCTGATGGACTTTTACATCACCTCCTTAACCTACTTCCTGGCTAACCGTGAACTTGATTCTATTCGGGTTGACCTTGATGGTGATGTTAATCCCAATTTATACCCAGATCTGCAATTAGAAATCTCCCAACTAACAGGCGGCACTAGCACCGACGAAGTAACCCGTATTTTAGAAAAATTGGAACAACCAGCATCTTCAAGCTCAACAACCGATACAGTTTTGGCAACCAGCATGATCAGCCACGGCGT
This DNA window, taken from Trichothermofontia sichuanensis B231, encodes the following:
- a CDS encoding GNAT family N-acetyltransferase; amino-acid sequence: MTTKEVASEIELWKQKNLSDQSCGLIKPVRRRIVQTIVPRKHLKEVRFADDETTLLLPRSACIGKGDQVELSENAAWVICKNGKAQIFPVYESLELLQVGSLELQFVIKEITEPEELSAYQALTEFHYRSGTLFGRTATLVVRNFHPIYPKIIGYIEIATSFYMNTARKAILDAPFQAENISWEMWDKETSRQYIHVIARIARCVVYPEFRGLGLGQLLIKHAVEFARNRWQIADIKPYFLEISADMLKFVPFAQKAGMVFIGETEGNLNRVAKDMAYLLKNLQRVENGEIVKEESCGIIDQQVSRMRRAAILMEQEGWTIKELVERLEKLSHESVLKDFNLFHDIVSLPKPTYLKGLVPDAEDFLRQRINEVSPKNGHIKPTIELEPLKGPVCLKNVSLTYQSNVRRTRQTHAIHQAFGISPDDISHKVINHLDLTLNPGEVILITGSSGSGKTTLLNLLTEGRYTGLTGDIQMPSNYRVGNFAAIRSQKALIEVLGNRDIRSALHLMGLVGLSDAFVYLKRFEELSNGQQYRAKLAQLIAGGYNVWVADEFCAALDLVTANVVADRLQKTARQLKALLIVASSQPEVFVRALRPDQVVQLTTAWEHRVMSGSEFLQSLSVQRSSSSAQTLSIAIKYLSAVRSGQKRSTIRKGRLKFSKGLLLLTAKTGDFVSVNVTDVRHTRFKCLTEADAVKDGFTNLADLQRALLEHYPDISMDGWVTIVSFDTSCAIRYP
- a CDS encoding DrmE family protein translates to MIWTWLEEAFVGLPGCDDDIFKGLWLKRRLKFGNQDPDLIDEYSARLVCAALRHCTRLFIILPDSQTSRPSLLFATALIRSWYDSLIQQSDENGFHRQKILYFGSVVGVRGQLSQVRIEGNAWELNLSEVFQQQDIGRRQQRVGKSKKTKKVSESRPITLPEVITIYSPVDPVAAVEQHSPQWIAIDCSDAESLRWLKPLLQYSLEKQIPILAWGQNPLSECVSEFAECGQVFTWSSQPTLVMAPSSQSECKLQFYLYPDRTTQIQPIVLEGASANKLAISLREASHLLASTFEVASGRFAKDAIRVHWKYLRALESLSVPLEFYEAEALHFWGLKSLGQLSHECKHFREACNQSVVNLAARLEKVHASLETATEHIRNSGSPLWQVLCDLVVNEPPAREARLVIFSSRARKQLFLLALLAKHNRTEEDLHAVRTWVFSLDELKELRCQYRASANPEEPTIVLTIDPTLRCHPIFVGLPSPLLTPKLLPVLLQEEVDFLLYGHQVPALVRQSKDWVRRLNSNLSDTVALLSQLSVLEMPEDIPSLPPIINLAELSGLDAGNITRPRSLGIKPLWQPDDPVSEIARLLESEQTLVEDELGTEGQFQEDSEADMASEQESWCEGAIEVNFEAGWRVCFAPDDQINVIVTSEAGQQVDKRYVRSLRVGERVVVIPEQRRQSLYDLIVSRVHGHPTIELHLALIRRWQQDLELAYRQWRLHGVRNMDELLRQMQQRGSRLTHPMTLRGWLSGNILCPEDVEDLHRVADILDMDFVRTHYRRIYKAAKRLRGLHRVLARRLNRWLEEQASGSATSHDDDVIDAELGITFSDFRSSLLVLRVQNVTPITGLFLRSSLGRLERTNPE
- a CDS encoding DUF6585 family protein; protein product: MLYSFSTLLTAAVLVSLFTGALIGFPVFAILGGIFSALMLWFPGIYIAPLTIFINSPYTIMTLFGALGALGTFYFNYRHSRQPYTYRVVILSSGFIYHNPTDKKDRIACKYDEIISINIFLASYSSPIGSRVNIYYRYYVKNNKNYILSSTSLVLMRYIGNYILSMHWMRLKDLLESGKEVYFGDICSISKKHIRINDNLVKIEMIKEIKLYLSGEDDVFQIEFISGFRSIWKGGIFIRCEDIDNPHLFYKATQFVGIPLNLACLPELESHLKIFEDKA
- a CDS encoding helicase-related protein, with amino-acid sequence MTNAPWTPQEETLLAQYLVERICNRALGRSEDECLRNAPRDVYFIGNLRPRPQDGDLGELINKLAPMAFGAEFRFEPENDEVTIKVTVEWSCYYRVFPTYSQQRKHQQQIAESENDAESSEVSAKTSTISSQADVQRPSNSQEEPDDADHTLEVGQEQEEQRAEIESPEVVESSCDRRRGRVPQDSLAIRYRKILCSAAGEVVLRRDTASDWSRDVSNLQAALDQETARAQQVALGDPDRVRTAGAPEDKIKVREDALASEADYEAFLRSLQTDVVPAWQWEIASEVRPNDELGSADQVVAIEFVNASPQADNPNVEAFLFDSRATFRFSNATVQPFELELAPRGFRYDRDLWGRGFNCAVEREQADVFTTTHTPIYMQMRYATQTNPPARFADLAGDRSRMLGVLRAIVTEMENYRQNWEQERQNYIANNPNWETEFGAEFDRDFQQYEDEIRRFRRGCELIRTNPDVELAFRLTNETFRRLGDHPRPEKRKESWRLFQIVFLISQIPSIAALAAPNSPDVAEREMVDIIYFPTGGGKTEAYLGTIVFHCFFDRLRGKTAGVTAWTRFPLRLLTLQQTQRMADVIGVADLVRREQQDPRLSNQDVDKFAVGYFVGAEATPNELVSPAYRYANPKDSVSWSQANDGNARQRWKRVISCPSCRSSTVQVDFDSNSTRIIHRCTQSNCAFPNGEIPIYVIDNEIYRYLPCVIVGTIDKLASLGNQRKLSQVFGQVDGRCTLHGYYKGKCCQKDCSGRQLRPGRPRGLSGPTLFVQDELHLLKEGLGTFDGHYETFTQQLQQEFDPNSPVLKVIASSATIEAFERQVEHLYGRRDRARIFPGLGPNLQESFYAQTRDYPSRLFVGILPHNKTIFNTILELIEFYHRETHHLKNLPAGQPNPYGGVLSPGSPEWHRLMDFYITSLTYFLANRELDSIRVDLDGDVNPNLYPDLQLEISQLTGGTSTDEVTRILEKLEQPASSSSTTDTVLATSMISHGVDVDRFNGMIFYGMPRQNAEYIQASSRVGRSHVGIVFNCLHPARERDQSHYTYFVKFHEFLGQLVEPVAINRWAKFSVNRTLPGLFMGVLLQLIANCSGANNPNSYYMLDFVKQEITMGNLDVNQFIPILERAYLVQAVGSVSEQAFQDQIRLQVQQFLDQIISAGSGEKFISGVLIPQPMTSLRDVDEPIPIELDSNGTQWAARS